Within Mercenaria mercenaria strain notata chromosome 15, MADL_Memer_1, whole genome shotgun sequence, the genomic segment tttgatACTCTTTGTTAAGTTTAGCTatatatttcagtgttataaatttttgttttaaatattgaataaacaatGGAATATTTAGACACTGtacacaattttctttaaacttcgacttataaatgtaatatttaagtAGCAAAGATATAAAATTTCCTTTATAGTTATCTTTAGCATATGAGAAAAGAAATTGCTTTTCTTGTATATTtaagactatttcatattcattttttatccaatttttcacttctgttaaataattttgaacataTGGGCATAGATTGAATAAATGTTCAATCGTTTCTCTCTGATTTTTACAGTAGGAACATATATTACTGTCGCTTTTTTTAATGACATATAAAAACGTGTTTGTAACAAGTAtgtgttgatttattttaaactgaaaatctttTAGCTTTACTTCTTTTATTGTCTGTAGATTTTTACAGTATTCCTTAAACTCTGACTCGGTAATTCCCATTGTTTGTATCCATTTATTTGGTACCATTATACTTTTCGTATcaacaaatgtatcataaaaaaTACGACTCCCTTTCCTTTCTTCAATCAACATTTTTAGATAAGGGTttaaatacatattgtttttatacTGAATTATATCATTTGCGTTTTGCCTTATTTTGTTTTTCCAGTCTATgggtatatttgaaataatgcgatgtaaatctaaaaaggtTCCATTTATTGTGTAATTatttttcagactttctaaaTTCAAAAACATTCCCTCATTATCAAGTAAATCTATTACATATACGATATCATTACGATACCAATTCTCTATGTATTCcgttttatttctgaaatggtgGTTATACCATAAAGGTGAGTACAGAATGTCTTCTAAGTTGCTGATTTCACACCGTTCAATAAATTTACCCCAGCTATTAAGAACATTTCGCCAAAAAggattttgtatttccatagcGAGTATTTTTGAATATTGCGATCCTAAAGAAATAgtcttatcaaatgaaaatgtcaaaagaGAGTTCCATGTATCACATTTAAATATAGCTAATCTTCTTATCCAGCTAATTTTAAGGCTTATAATAAAAGCTTTGAAGTTTACCATTCTCAGTCCTCCGGATTCTATATTTTTGACTGCGTttactctttttattttatctggtCCGTTATTCCATGAAAAGTTATAGGCAATAGTTTctaattgtttaataaattcatccGAGGGATCGGGGAGTGATATAAATATGTAGACGAACTTAGATAAGACGAGGGATTTTAGAATACTTACTCTTCCAAAAAGGGTAAACATACGACACTATTACCagatcgtatttagttagaagaaacctcagaatatttctgtcctaaatcactggccctattacaaaataatttcacaaatatttttcttgcgtgactgttcaagcaaggtgtggaactcaggtgagcgatctagggccaacaaggccctcttgttgctatacgtaacagcacttatcattaagataattatttgtattacataaacctgttaatttttcttccctcaaaaaagtaaatatatacaaggaattgatagtcatagtgtcaaataggaagtgcgacatttagcgttggtgttgcgacatataacggtgggcaaatttttgcgacatttaacgttaaaggtgcgacatttagcggcagacgattttgcgacatttagtggtggttgcgacatttaacgtcaaccttgcgacatttaacggtggttgcgacatttagcggcgttgcgacatttaacgttgccacataTGGGACTACATGTATGTGTTATATTAGTGGTACACATGTTGTCAAATTAGTGGTATACAATGTTGTCAAATTAAGGGAGTAGATGGGACTATGTGTTATACTAGTGGTACAAATGTTGTCAAGTTAATGGAATAGATGGGACTACATGCATGTGTTATACTAGTGACACACAAGTTATCAAATTAAGGGAGTAGATGGGACTATGTGTCATACTAGTGGTATACAATGTTGTCAAATTAAGGGAGTAGATGGGACTATGTGTCATACTAGTGGTATACAGTGTTGTCAAATTAAGGGAGTAGATGGGACTATGTGTTATACTAGTGGTATACAGTGTTGTTAGATTAAGGACGTAGATGGAACTATGTGTTGTGTTAGTGATACACATGTCAAGTTAAGGAAGTCGATTTAGACTATGTGTTATACTAGTAGTACATATGTTGTCATTGGAGTAGACGGGACTATGTGTTAAATTTGTAGTACAAATGTTGTCAAATTACGGGAATATATGGGACTACATATTTGTGTTATACTAGTGGTACACATGTTTTCAAATTGAGGGAGTAGATGGGACTATTTGTCATATTAGTGGTTTACAATGTTGTCAAATTAAGGGAGTAGATGGGGCTATTTGTCATACTAGTAGTATACAATATTGTCAAATTAAGAGAGTAGATGGGACTATGTGTCACACTAGTGGTATAGAGTGTTGTTAGATTAGGGGAGTAGATGGGACTATGTGTCATACTAGTGGTATACAATGTTGTCAAATTAAGGGAGTAGATGGGACTATGTGTCACACTAGTGGTATACAGTGTTGTTAGATTAAGGGAGTAGATGGAactatacatgtatgtgttatGTTAGTGGTACACTTGTCAAATAAAGGGAGTAGATTTGGACTATATGTTATTCTAGTGGTACATATGTTGTCAAATTAAGGGAGTATATAGGACTGTGTGTCATACTAGTGGTATACAATATTGTCAAATTAAGGGAGTAGATGGAACTATGTGTTATACCAGTGGTCCCGCGTCCCGTCTCCCGCCGTTTTACATCTTAAATTTCGAGTTTTGCCTCATCCTCTTACGCTAATTATAGCTTTTTAACCTTTCGGTATCATTCTCTGTCATGCGTATTATATGCATTTTACAACTTCGGGTAGGTTTCTTCCATACTTATCTTAAATGATTaaaagatatcataaaatgattgaaTGATATCACAAAAATCTTTGAATGCGATTTTTTCCAAATTCTTAACTCCATTGAAATACCTCCTTAATACATTTTAGATTGTGACAGtatatatttaatgatatcacTAAATCATTGATGGATATCTGAAAATATGTTTGACTTTATGACATCGCAAATTCGATTTATGgatatcaatattttataaataataagttcaacttttaaaaatatcatgtaagctaattgcgacgTCAGATCATACTAAGAAATGTCCATACAAACATAAGCAttttaaaataatggaaaatattaatttctcatttttcttcaacctaaatttgtcgagatgaaagatcaatattgctgaaaaatagtttataaTGCGCATTAGACGAAGTATCTCATTTTGAGCAAGGCAGTTTATGATGTGCaaagatttacatatattttcctttgtcctgAAGttgtaatttattataatacagaCTCATATTGATCGAACATATAACTTTAACGTAGTTTATATTGTGCTGTCATGTCTTTTTGTCCTACGAAGAGTGCGCATGCGCAAAATTTTAATTCTGTTGCTAAGGATCGCACCAAGTGTAATCCATCTAGATGTATTATTGTacgcttttaattttttttaaatgatatcttaaaatcacttttcaaatataaaaaatagtcTTAAGtagaaaatgaatttttgataccCATAAGTGATTTAAGTGCATCCTTAAATTAAGTTGTGATATCCGTAAATAAAtttaagatatcacaaaatagtgAGATTTGTCGCTTACATTTCAGTTAGTTTGACTGACCTTATACTGTGTGTTGCGTTATGATACCTAGTGTTTGCCGACAACAGTGTGCTATTTTAAGTAACTGCATTTCTTTTAAGATGTAAAACGGCGGGAGCGCGGGGCGAACAGCGGGACACTATTAAAAGCGGGAGTAAGTGGCAAAAAAGACAAGATTTAAGAAACATAAAGGCGGGGTCCCGGGGCAAAACGATAAAATGGTACAGAGCAGCCACCATAAGtattatgtggacgcttattacgcacaaggaaaaagcgtattcttccaaaaaatcctaagtcagacgctctgtgcatgtgccagaagaccacattttttttaattctgtagcATTtttcattcggtatatatcgcatgttaccgttgagggatcgatcccgattcaCTATTAACTTAAACATGTTCATGATGTTAAAAAGCCTATTAGGCTTCCATACACTGAAGCTGCAATATACGGAAGCCTTTTAGTACGTATCGCGGTTATATCACACTTATGTGACAACTTATActgaatataatattttttaaactgtaaaatgaataagaaatttCAGTATTGGATTTCGGTGATAACAATTACCAAAACTATGTATTAGTGAGTCTTTCACTATTTCACCGTGCAAGTTTTTCCTTTGGATACTGAACAAATGCTGTACTTTATTAGATTAGGAAACGACTGCCAATTCTGCGTTAAGGAAATTGACGACAAGCACACTTTCAGTAGTATATAGTTTATACTTCGTGAGAATAGATACagaatcgatccctctacggtaacatgcgatataccgaatgagatatttactgtcGAATTAAAAATatgtgtccttccgtgctgtcattagacatttttttcaaatggtatgGGATGAggtgaagtcggatcgattcccgattgaggcagtgccttatttcatagtATTCTATTATGTTTGCTGAATAAAgtttacactgaaaaaaaaactattctttCAAGTTTTCTTGTTAATGTGCATCTCCGCGTGTCCCGAAGTGTTTTTCttatgaaaagatttttttaaaagatcttaTTTTGTTAGATGTTGTTTCATCCATTTATtaagaaacaaagaaatattttcacaaagtTACTTACTTGAAATACATAGTAAATAACATTCACAACTTTAATATCACTACTGCTTAGTGGAATAAGATCGTAAGTTTATAACTATCTAAATAGCTGAACGAAAATGTTCAATAATTTCTATAATTGTTcgaagggggtgggggaggaaataaactgaaatatattcCAGTTTTCTAAACAGCATTATTCCCAAAAAACTgtaataatgatttaaaataccCCCTACGATAATTTCCACAATGACTAGTATTAATGAAGATGTTCGGATTATATTAGCAGATCCTCTCGCGGCCATGCGTACTTGCAAAATGTCGATTATTGGAGCCCGTACAGATTGATGGGTGTATTAAGAAAATACGTACCAAGAATAGTTCAAGTTTTTGCGGTAAATACTGATAATGTGGACCTTATACACATGTTACAGGTCAAAAATGAAAGCTATATGCACCAACTTTATTTGAACATAAACTATATCTTTTGTACCCAACAACGAACAGTAACATGTACAAAGTCATACATACGGAACTGTGTACTGTCACATACGTTTAAAGTCACGtaagatatattatttatttatttatttatttatttaacaaaataattatgcATGCATTATGAAACTTCAATGAAACTTTATGTTCATGATAACCAATAAGTTTATAAAGTCGCTAAATaaggaaatttgacaaaaattaaCAACACCATACAAAGTATGAAAGTATCGGATAATAGTGTGCTACTAATAAATAGGTCTGTAACTTCACGTGTATATTTGTACTCGAAATTAAAATCGCTCTACTTAATCTGAAAACTGTGTTAGTtgaatattgtatttattttgacCACCTCATTTTCATACCAGTGATTTTCATAAATTCTTCATTATACGGCTGAAAGTATTTTAATAAAGCGTTCTCTACTTCCGGTTCAATTGCAGGATGTGGTCGTCCTTTTTCACTGCCGAAACAGGACATATCCAAATCTTCTGGAAGCGTagaatttattcttaaacaaTAAAATCCTTTCTCTTTATTAAAATAAAGTCTGTCTTTGCTGATGGAGTGGTCTATACCTAGAAAACTTTCCGTCTTGCTCAAACTCCGAGTAGGATTCTTTTTAAAAGTGTCACCGTCGATGATAAGGATTTGTTTGTAGGGAAAATACTGTAACCATCGTTTCAATATAACACTGTATGTTGACTGCATCACGTAATGGCTATCCGATATCACTGTTTTCGTCTTCTTGTTGTACACACATTCTTCAAACGTCGGTGCCTTCAGACGGTCTGGGTTGGAACTTTTTTGCTGTAAACCGAAAGAATATATTTGTAGCTATTGCGAGTGAAGTCTGAATACAGTATAAATtatcaacaaagaaaaagaattaggatatttaatactaaaataaacttgaagaaaGAAAAGGCAGCAGATCAGTATAAGAATTATTTTTACCGCATTAATTAGATGATAAAACACCCTTTCTTAAACAATCTTGCAGCGATGTTTAAGACAATTTTATATAAGCTTACTTGTAAAAAGTGGGATAGTGCTCTAGAAACTGGATCTCGAACTAAGATGATAAGTTTCATCTTGGGGTCCATGTCATGGATTCGCTTCGGTGCCACTGGTGATGAGAAATACTGTGGTGATTTTTCCATCGTAACTTGATCTTTGGTACTGCACATCATTCGTTCCTTATACCATTCGTATCCATTCTCGAATTGATCACTGCTGAAAAATACCATTGCTGCGTATCCAAATTGCATCGCTACCTAAATGTGATATAAAAATATGCATGCTTATTTAGTATATTTATACATATCTATAGACTAGTCGAAAATTCTAACGCACCCTTAATAGTTCTGGTAATATCTTTGACTAATAGTGCATTTAAGTACATTTAGATAAAAGTCACAAATCTACAGACACAAGTTTTGTTATGATTTGTTAACGAACATATCATTCATAAGTATACAGAGGTGCGTACTAACTATTTTACTAAAACATGTCCAGATTAGGACTGTTTACAATATATGACTGAATAAACGAAATTCGCTCATTTGTAATTCTAGACATTTCCAGTCCACATGCTCAAGAGACCACTACTATTCAGAGACCgcttgtattaagagaccactttatCAGTTCCGTTGTGTGTGttttaaagaacaaattatgttgtattaagagacTACTTATGTGAAGAGACCAGTTTTGTCCTTTCCACGGGTTGTCTCTTAATACAAATTGTACTGCATGTGTATTTTTGTGGCTTTAAACAGTAGGCTGAGGTCGTAAAACACATACAATGATATCACTGCATTACCAGATATCACAACATTACAAGATATCACAGCATTACCTAATATCAGAGCATTACCTGATATAACGGCATTACCATATATCACAGCATTACCTGATATAACAGCATTACCAGATATCACAGCATTACCAGATATCACAACATTACCTAATATCACAGCATTACCTGATATCACAGCATTACCTAATATCACAGCATTACCTGATATCACAGCATTACCTAATATCAAAGCATTACCTGATATCACAGCATTACCTGATATCACAGGTAATCACAGGATTACCTGATATCACAGCATCACAACATTACAAGATATCACAGCATTACCAGAAATCACAGCATTACGAGATATCACAGCTTTACCTGTTATCACAGGATAACCAGATATCACAGCATTACCTGATATCACAGGATAACCAGATATCACAGCATTACCTGATATCACAGGATAACCAGATATCACAGCATTACCTGATATCACAGCATTACCAGATATATGTTATTAACGGTATTTTATCTCTAAATATATGAAATCTTTCGTACATTTGAAAGATACTGCAAAAAATATCAAAGGGGCGTAGAGGCATTATTCTTACCCGTACATTTTGGCAAATTTAGAATCCTCTTgaaatttgttaagtttttatTGCGTGAATGTGGCTTTATAAATCAAAAATCCTTCTACAGTAAAAAGCATACCTTGAAATCAGACCTTAAACTGTCAGAAAGTTTATTCATCTATATCATACACATTCAAGTTGACGCTTCCCGAAATACTAAATTGTATTTTGCATTCTGGAAATAAACTTGAGTTCAGCTGTACAAAGTAATTCTAGATGCTTCTGTCTAAGAGTTGATATTCGCAATATGATGATATTGTGGTGTCAATATTGGATACAAATAGCTAAAGATTAAGGATATTATAGGTGTGTTTTCATGGTGATTTTTTTAAGAAGATGaaggaaataataaaatgtgaggttCTATTGAGCATTTTATCAACTTTATACAGCACATTTGATAAAGTCTATGTGGAAAGCCACACGTTGTATCACAGGTTAgatatcaaaatttcttctttctttaccttgAAGAAACCAAGTCACCTTTTTCAACGTCACCATTagctctatacatagagctctgaattcggctacccatatctggtcaaacggcagcatgtcaatacatgcgatcagctgtttagacggcataAAGGCTATGACTACGTCACCATATACTTAAAAACACCATTTGAAACCTTCGTAAATTTGTGTTATGCTCAAATTATGGTATGGCTTTATTTCTACCCCACTACaccaaacatgtgataaaaatctTTAATTGTCTCAAAAAAAAGACTCTAGTTATTACTTACTTGTGGATGAACACCTAAAAAGGTGGAGAAAGCTTCTGTTCCTGCTTTCATAACGCCAATAATAAGACACGTGGGTAGTCTTTTCTTACAGTTCTTGTTCTCAATGAGGTCATACCTGCCTGTCTGAACAAGCTTATTCCGGAGTCTCTGTGTATACGTGTCACGCTGTCGCGGTAAATCTGTCTCATTCAGAGTACCTGAATATTTCCGCGCAAGCATTTCAACTTGTTTTTTCTCTTCTTCTGGTCCCACATTCGCTTCACTTGGCATTTCCTTTCGTGTGTCTCTTTGAACCATCGTGTTAACTTTAGATTCTGGTAATTTAATGGATAGTTTTCCAGATTGCTCAGTTTTCAATTCAGGTTcgtgttttaatgcattttcatgtATTTGTTCATTATCAGGAAATTTATTTGCTTTCACATCAGATTGAACTTTCAAAAATTGTTGTTCTTTTCCAAGTATGTCGAGTAGCACATGGCTGTCCTTTTGAACATTCAGGGAGTTTACTACTGGTGTGTCtgatacttcatttttcatttcaataatttcagttttgtctatttctattttttgtttctcATCATTTATTGGATGAACACTTTTATATTGTTCTTTTTCAAgagtgtttaaattattttctacattttttcgATGTGTGACCTTATCGGCTTTAACCTTGCTTGCCTTGGTGACTTCGTCGGCTTCATATGAAACTGTGGTGGTCGCCACACCATCTTCTTTGTCATTTACATGGTTGACATTGCCAGTTTTATCGGTTTTAACAGGTTTATTTATCAAGTTGTTTTTCTGCTCGGTCTGATGTTGTAATTTCtcttttaatatgttttctcGTTCATTTTCAATACCTCTATAATTGATGGAAGTTATGATAGGGGTACTACTTGTACTGGAAGTTGAATCTGACACGTAATCGTCTGTATTAACGTCATTCTTACCGACTCTAATGTCACCGTGTTCATTTTTCCTAGGCTCAATAAAGCCGACAGATTTTTCCTTCTTTGATGAGGACTTCATACCTTTGTTATTTTCCACAGAGTCAACTACAAGCTTTTTGATACCATCTAAATGCGCCGTTTTCGCAGTGACTGAAACAAACGTATTAAAATTGTGCTAATATTGGAACAGAAACAGAATGGTCACAGAAATTCAAAGGCAGTAACTGTGAATTTAGGCAAAAGCCAATATCAAAGTAAACAATGTCTAGCAAAGAGCAATCATTACAAGTGTATTTATCTTTATTACTTTAACGAGCTGATATTCCacagaaatattttcacaaaaagaaATAAGTATGACCAACCTCTATTCCTATAGTCCGTTTCCTTTATGTAAAATATCAACAATAAACCGACCAAACTTCCCAGGGCAACCATTGTAGATGTCCGCATGGTTTGTATGCGGGTAATTAATGCCCGAATGCTGAAATGTATCAATACAAGTGAATATAAAACTTTGTTGTGTGCCAAGGACTGGTCTAACAGTCAAATATTTTACGTAATCTACTACACAAACGGAGTGATGAGTGATACATGCAGAATTTACTGATGTTATTCATCATATAATCGTTGTTTGTCCGTAAGTACTTGTCTTAGCTTGTTTAATAGCAGTAATTTGAAGTCTGACACAATATTTGCTTATCAGCATAGAACAGTACAGAATGGAATAGGACAACTTGAAGACGTTTaagatgaaaaaagaaacacaCTCTGCAAGCATTAATCATCATCCTTACtgaagaattgaaaaaaaacacatgtaAGTAAATTACACTCGTTTAAAAACtaacttatttatttaaatttacaaagaatGGATCTTACCGCACGTTCATCCTTGTGttccttctttttaaaaaattaaatgcaaactttcaACCTTTACTTATCACAGAACAAAAGGAATAGCATTTTAATTGAGAacacaaataattattttgccaACAGCAAACCACATTTATTAATTTCAGTAAAGTTGTTATCTATTATCGCGCGTAACATCTTAATTGCCATGTCAATACATACTGTACATactaaaacaatatttcatatcacaAAATGAACTGAttgaataagataaaaaaaaagacacacatttaaaaaattgtttttatacagTTTGAACATGGGCATAAACATACGGAACGTTGCTACAGAccgtttgaaaatataaacagaaGAAGCATTAAATTGTACATGCAcatcctctctctctctctctctctctctctctaatatatatatatatgttttatagaaacTAATTAATAAATTGAttcaaaatagcacattttaccATATTCCAACAAAACATATTATTACACCCCAAAGTCCACCATAACAAATATCTAACATCGCAGAAATGGCAGATTACTCAACTATAAAACTACTGATTTCAAAGTAcctaatttcacagaaatgaatttctatataattattattacgtaAGTTAAGACATGAATCGAATACCGTGTATCTATATAATTTCACAGtgacaaaaatgagtaaaatatcaaatatacaaaatttggTTGAAACAATTGGgaaacatgaaataaagaaaacatttgctTGTTCTACACGTAAGATCAATTATCCTTCAATCTCACGGTGAAAGATGAAATAATTCCAAATGGCAGCCTGTAGCTAACACTTCACATGTTTTTAACTGTAACTTACAGCTAGTATGTACATAAAGTTAAATCCGCgtataatgaaaaataattataagaTGAATAAGTCAATCAatcaataaatatatagataaataaataaatcatgaaactataattctgtaaataaatacGCATGACTAcaagtattttgatatataactgaattatatatatataatatcatttatTGATTAAGTATTCAAAGCCTTTCCAAAACAACATCAGTGGTAATATAGGAAGTTAAAGTTGATATTCATGTTTTGCTTAAGACATATCTGCATAAAACACATGTAAAAAGTCGCGGGATGTCCTGGGTGATGGTATATAACTGGCTCAACCAGCATCAGTTCGCTTTCCAATATCTATCCGAAATATAAAACTACGCGAGACGTTGAAAAtaatgatcatgaaaatattgaatCAGTAGAAATACCCGTGTTAAATTTACGAGAAACGCATGATGAAACAATGTGTAAGATACAGATATTGCCAGACGGACATCGAATTATTTAGTGATGCCTCATAATGCTGAAAATTGTTCATGTACTAAAGAACGAAGTCTGTGTTGTCTGTTTGCACTGACTCACATTGTTCTGATGACTATCTTTCTTTCACTCTGTTTGTCATTTTAGCAGTTCCGTTGGCGCCATACAAAACCTTTTGATAATCTTTATACACATTCATTTTCGACCAAGAATAATAGTTCATATCCGTGCCCACTTCCCTAGCCCTGGCACTAGATGTTTTCCATTTGCTCGACGTTGTCGGTTGTGATAGTCTGCTAATCATCTCTTTTTGTTCCACCGTCGTCTCTCTCGCAGATTGTTTTGCGGATTTAAGTCGATCCGAGTTATAATTATCCGACTCCTCGGTAAGCACCGCGGAGCTGCATCTTGACCGTAGGGGTTTCGGCTCTCGCCATCCCTGAAATCTCATCCCTGAATGTTTTGCAGACacacatttctgaaatatatatatatatacaagtgaAAAACAAATAACCAGCAAGCTATGTATCATTACATCACGaaacatcagaaaaaaaaacaatttaaaaatcagTACACCCCATCACAATGAAACAGTTTAAAGATCAGTACAATCCGGAACTACATGAGGGTCACAATCGAAGTGTTAAAATACCAACACAAACCGGAGCTGGATAAGGATAAAAATGGAACAGATTAAAGAATCGGTACACACCAGAACTGGTCAAGGATCACAATGGAACAGTTAAAGATCAGTATAACCCAAACACAGCTGACGATTAcgacataatttttttaaaaaatcataaaaatctgGACATTGCAAGGATCACTATGGCAGAGTTTAAAGATCAGTATAACCCACACATTGCAAAGGATTACAATGACACAGTTTAAAGATCAGTATAACCCGGATACGGTTCGGGATCACAAGATCAGTATATACCCGGACTCGACCGAGGATGACAATGACACAGTTAAAAGATCAGTATATCCTGAGCATTGTAACGATTGCAATAACAGTTAAAAGATCAACATAACCCGGACACGGTTGAGGATCGCAATGACACAgtcaaaatattataatatacccGGACATTGCAAGGATCACTATGGCACATTTTAAAGATCAGTATAACCTGGACACGGCAAAGGATCAACATGACATAGTTTAAAGAGCAATATAACCTGGACACGGCAAAGGATTACCATGACATAGTTTAAAGATCAGTATAACCTGGACACGGCAAAGGATCACCATGATAT encodes:
- the LOC123564321 gene encoding uncharacterized protein LOC123564321 is translated as MSSLFQEQKTFGAEVSTIKRPMQEQKSFVAEVSTEVGDLCRIHCITAKTAHLDGIKKLVVDSVENNKGMKSSSKKEKSVGFIEPRKNEHGDIRVGKNDVNTDDYVSDSTSSTSSTPIITSINYRGIENERENILKEKLQHQTEQKNNLINKPVKTDKTGNVNHVNDKEDGVATTTVSYEADEVTKASKVKADKVTHRKNVENNLNTLEKEQYKSVHPINDEKQKIEIDKTEIIEMKNEVSDTPVVNSLNVQKDSHVLLDILGKEQQFLKVQSDVKANKFPDNEQIHENALKHEPELKTEQSGKLSIKLPESKVNTMVQRDTRKEMPSEANVGPEEEKKQVEMLARKYSGTLNETDLPRQRDTYTQRLRNKLVQTGRYDLIENKNCKKRLPTCLIIGVMKAGTEAFSTFLGVHPQVAMQFGYAAMVFFSSDQFENGYEWYKERMMCSTKDQVTMEKSPQYFSSPVAPKRIHDMDPKMKLIILVRDPVSRALSHFLQQKSSNPDRLKAPTFEECVYNKKTKTVISDSHYVMQSTYSVILKRWLQYFPYKQILIIDGDTFKKNPTRSLSKTESFLGIDHSISKDRLYFNKEKGFYCLRINSTLPEDLDMSCFGSEKGRPHPAIEPEVENALLKYFQPYNEEFMKITGMKMRWSK